DNA sequence from the Colletotrichum destructivum chromosome 9, complete sequence genome:
ccgcgtcgacggccgccatgaacctctcggcgtcatcggacgacgaggtgagGATGGCCTCGGTGTGCTTGGAACCATGGGCGTTGATGTGCTCAATGGCATCGTCTAGCGACGCAacgaccttgacggcgagaTCAAGGGAAAGGAATTCGGTGTCGTAGTCGGCATCTTTGGCTTCAACCACCCTGGCGGCAGCCTCTCCGGAGATCTTGGACTGCAGGGTGGCCTTGGACTTGGCATCACAATGCAGGGTGACGCCCTTTGCGATCAGGGCCTTGGCAGCGGAGGGGAAGACGGACTCGAGGGCCGATTCTTGGACAAGCAGAGTCTCCAAGCTGTTGCAGGCGGCCGGATAGCTCGTTTTGgagtcgacgatgacgccggcggccatggcgggGTCGGCGGAGTCGGTGAGGTAGATGGAACACAGCCCGTCAGCGTGGCCTAGGACGGGGATCTTGGTGGACTCTTTGATGTAGCGAACGAGCTCGTTGGAGCCGCGGGGCACGACGAGGTCGATGTACTGGTCGAGAGCCAGGAGCTGGGGGATGACATCGCGGGTGGTGACGAGCTGGATGGCCGAGTTGGGGACCTTGGAgcggtcgagggcggcggagatGACCTTGGAGATGGCAATGAAGGACTCGGTGGactccttgccgcccttcAAGATGGCGGAGTTGCCTGACTTGATGGCTAGGGAGGCGATGTTGGCGATGACCTCGGGGCGGGCCTCGAAAATGATGAGAAGGACGCCGATGGGGCAAGTGACCCtttcgaggacgaggccatcatccaGCTTAGTTCTCAGAGTGATCTTTCCAACTGTGCCGTGTCAGAGGAGCGAGCGGAGGTCTGGGGTTTGATGAacgaaggagagagagcgtATACATACCCGGGTCCTCGAGCCCCCGCACATCCAAGATTCCCTTGAGCATGTCCTCGAACTTGCCCTTTTTGCCCAGGTCGAGGCGGGACACCAGACTCTGGCTCAaatggccgtcggcggcagccttgCGGGCCAGGTCCAGGTCTCGCGCATTGGCGGCCAGGATGTCATCTTTGgcttcggcgagggcggcgtggaTAGCCGTGAGGGCGTCGTTGCGAGCTTCGGCAGGGAGGGTCGCGAGGATGTGGGAGGCCGACTTCGCACCCTTtgcggcgtcgacgggggaGGCGTTGGTCAGGGACATGATTGTGGATGGGATTGACTGGGATTGGGCGGTGAAAAGTGAGAATTTGGGGTATGAGATGCGCAAAATTCAAGGCTTCCCGCACTTACAAGTCCAAGCAATGCGGATGAGTCAATAACTATGAGATCTTACAGCCGTTGGGAGTCAGTATTGTTGGTTGGCTGGTGCCCCGGCGGGCAGCACATTTAGCTATGAAAATTTGGAGCCCCGCACTCGGAGCGGGAGGACGGAGGGGTGATCAAGTAGGTACGAACGACTACCTCTACCAGTGCCTAAGAACCCACCAAAGAGATGTGTACCCTTAGGTACCTCAGGTATCTTGTGTGTAATTGAGTTGGAGTCAATTTTGTCAACCTTGCCAATCCCAGTGATTGAACGCCCAACCGAACAACCTTATTCGAACCGACACAGACAGTTAGGAGACTGCGATGGTACGATGTACAGTGGTCTTATTCGACTACCTTGCATTGTACAAGTAAAAGCCAGGAGTCGAAAACACAGTCAGCCATCCATCTCCCTTTTGGGCAGCTCAGTCTCAAGTCATGTCACGAACAGGCAGGGGTCTTCAGTGGCCAATGGACCCGCTGAAAGCCCTGCTGGCCCCAACCCGCGCTATGTACACCTAGTAGCCTGGGTAAGTAAGTTAGGCAAGTAGGTACCTGAAGAAGTCACCATCATTCGCATCTTTGTCAGTTTCTGCAACAACATATGGCCTCTCGCTGCCTGGAAGTCGTCTGCATTACAACCGCTTGCCGTCTTTCGTTGGAAACgcaaccaaagcagcagcgACTTTGAGTCATGAAGGGCTAACCTCTTCTTTCATGGTCGGTCGAACTTCCCACGTGCCCCACCCAGCCGAGGTACGGATATGTTGCGGCAACAGCATCCATCTTTCGCCCACTCTTCCTTCACCCACCACCCTTCATCTCACTTCCGTGTGTCAACGGTTTCTCCTGCTTTCCGGTATCCCACCGCCCGAAGGTAGCCGCAATACATGCCCCCCGCGACGGCCACGCACTTGCCGTAGTCGCAGGAGCTTCCCGTTCCGCCAGATAAGGAGCGAGCCTTCGATAAGAACGGACCCCAGAGGATTCGGGCCTGCCAGATTGGCCGTGGTTACCCTATCCGCACACCTACGCAAGCGGGTATAGGACGGAAACCGGGCTTCTCCCGCGGTCTTACTGTAGACGGCTAGCGCCGATCTTCCACCCTCTGGGTGTTTCTCAAGAAGACTCGCAAGTGCTTCATGCTATTTCTCCGCCGGCCTCCTGTTTGGTTGACGCGCCGCTCCTTGGAGTGAGTGTGAATTATGCCTCCTTTGCGGGCCGGCCTGGATGTCCGCAACGATGGCCCGCCACCCGCCCcaacgacggccgaggcaTCTTTACGCCCTCGAAACATCGGGTGCCCAGAGCCGAGCGCGGTGCCGATCCACTCCACTGCGGAACGGTACCCGACCCAAAGATGTTCTGGATGGGCTGTCCATGAAGAGGCTAGTCTAGTCATCATGACCAGGCCCTGGGAGGTTGTGTGGGGTGCGAAAGCCGGACAACACCCGATTCAAAAATCGGACAGGCCCCGGCAATTCCTGTCGTCATCTTCGCGTTGCGCTTCTCCTCTCATATTCCTGATGTTTCTGCTTGGCTTtctccgtgggcctcgaAGTTCACGCTCCTCCTTCGCTTGTTCAGCTGCGCGCCATCCGCTTCGACCCTGCACCTTGGAGGCCGAACCCGGAGCTTTGTGAAGAACCCGTCATTCGGCACCGACTCGGCATTCAGCAatggccgccgctgccgccacaCCACGCGACCCGGAAAAGGATTCTTTTCCAGCAGACGACGCCCGCAGTCGCGGTGACGACCAGAGTCGGTcgagcgacagcgacgatgaggaagaaaTCACCGAGATTGGTCGGGATGGGGACACGTCCCGTAGACCCGCAGACGCCGACCCGGCCGGCGGAGGCCCATCAGCCGGCGACGCCCCGGCGCGAACGCGGTCCCGTGCCTCCTCCACCCGCTCCCGCGCCCTCTCTGTCGTCGCCAGGTCCAAGAGACGCGGCCTTTTTGCCCAGCTGGCAGCCATCCCGGAAGTGGACAACCCCTATAACTACGCGGATAAGACGAAATGGACAATTACCTTgatcatcgccctcgccgccgccgtgtccCCTATGGGTTCCTCCATCTTTTATCGTAAGCTGTAACGAACGCAACCCCAGCGCCTTTACTCTGTGAAATGCCATTGACAAACGCACAAAAAAGCCGCCCTGCCGGAGATGTCCAAGGAATTCGGCGTATCGCCTACCATCACCAACTTATCCGTGGCGTTTTACATgctggccatggccatcttcCCACTGTGGTGGTCGTCCTTTTCCGAGACCCTGGGCCGCCGGACCATCTACCTGCTGTCGTTCGCCCTTTTCGTAGTCTTCTCCATCCTCAGCGCCGTGAGCGTCAACATCAGCATGCTCATCGTCATGCGCctcttcggcggcggagcaAGCGCCAGTGTCCAGGCGGTCGGGGCCGGTACCATTGCCGATATCTGGGAGCCGCGTGAAAGAGGCCGTGCCATGAGTATCTTCTACCTCGGTCCCCTGACGGGGCCTCTCTTGGCTGTGAGTCTCATGCCCGCATCCTCTTGATGATTCAGATCCTGACCCCAGCTCCCCTCTCGTagcccatcatcggcggAGCACTATCGCAGCGCTTCGGCTGGCAGTCGACGATGTGGGCGCTGGCCATCTATGGCGGCCTGGTCCTCGTCATGATCCTCTTTTGCCTCCCGGAGACTCTGGCGCGACCCAAGCCCCCGGCCCCGCCCCGTGCCGCGTCCGACGGCGATAAGGTGGCCCTCTCACGGACCAGGACGACCGAGTCGGTCAAGGTGCACTCtaagaaggcggcggcgctcctcaAAAAGTCTTTCGTCGACCCGCTGTCGGTGCTACTCTACCTGCGCTTCCCccccgtcgccatcaccgtctTCTTTGCCGCCATTACCTTcggcgccctcttcgtcgtcaacatCTCGGTCCAGGCCACGCTCTCTGAGGCGCCGTATGGCTTCACCGAGCTTATCGTCGGCCTGTTCTACTTCCCCGCGGGGCTGGGCTACTTCCTTGCCtcgctcctcggcggccgctgGCTCGACGTCATCATGGCCCGCgaggcccgcaaggccgGCCGCTACGACGCCGATGGCAAGCTCGTCATGCTCCCGGAGGACAGGATGCGCGAGAACATTTGGATCGCCGCCACGGTGTACCCCGCCTCCCTGATCTACTACGGCTGGGTGGTGGAGAAGGGCCTCTTCTGGTTCGTGCCGTGCATCGGCCTCTTCACTTTCGGAGCCAGTTCCATGCTCGTCTTGTAAGtcccccttcttcgccgccgtcagaCGGTCTCATGTGCCGCATCTGCTTCTTATCGTCATCGCATCGAGCTACTGGCTAACGTTGCTTCTTCCCacagcggcgccgccacTACCATGCTGACCGAGTTCATGCCCAAGCGGAGCTCGGGCGGCGTGGCGGTCAACAACTTTGTCAGGAACATCTTCAGTTGCGTAGGCGCGGTCGCCGCGCAGCCCGTCATCAGCGCCATCGGGAACGGCTGGCTATTCACCATATTGGGAATCTTCACGTGGATCTCGGGTTATATTTGCGTCTGGACTCTGAGGAGGAACGCCCCCAGGTGGAGGGAGAGTATGGATAAGGCGATGAATAACTAAGCCAGACGGCGCACTTCCGTATCTAGCGCGCCCGCAAGGCATGGTCACATGATAAGCGTATTATAGCGCGTGCGCGCGAGATCAATTGTGAAATGAGCCGAATACCCTAACTTTTTTCCTTTTGATTTGTACGTTCTGCCTATAGCGTTCTTTCCTATGTGCCACACCCGTCCACGATGACTGTCTACGCCCGCAGCTCCTTTGTTCACGACGACATGGGCgagtcgacgccgcgctcgGCGCAGTACTTGGCCACCTCCTTCCGCAGCGTCTGCTTCTGCCGCGCCACCAAGTCCATGACATcccgcagctcctcgccgaggtcccAATCCCCCCTggcaccgccgcccacggcctcgtacaggtcctccatctcgacgaggatggcctcgagctggtTCGGCAGCCAGGTGACGATGGGGCTGCCGCCGGTAGCCGTCGGGTGAGATGTGCGCTTGAGGATGTACTCGCGGGCGAAGCACCAGTGGCGCCAGCGGAAGTCGCGGACCTGGTGCAGGATGAGCAGCCAAAGGCGGCGGGACTCGCGGATGGCctccctctcgtcctcggcgaggccttCGGCTGACAGTTTGGCggcgagcgcggcgtccttgaggccgacctcgagggAGCGGTCCTTGACGTGCAGCAGGAACTGGCGGTGGTTGCTGGGGCGGTACGACCGGAAGTCCTTGAGGATCTCGGTGAGGGGCGTGTCGGGCATGGGCACCTGGAGGAGGTTGTCCATGAGGGGCACGATGGAGTCGTTGGCGCCCGACTCGCCGCGGAAGGACATGGGCTCGTCGTTGTTGACGCCCTCGTAGACGACGCCGTTGGGGAACATGCTCTGGCTGGTGATGCCGAAGATGAAGGTGCGGAAGCTGGTGTAGCTCTGCGGCCGCGACTTGTCCCACATGGTCTCCATCGTGTTGTTGATCGTCCGGAGGGCCGCGAGGACCTCAGAGAGCCCGCGGTTGAGGCCGGCGCGGTCAAAGGGGGAGCCGGGCGAGCCGGACGAGCGGAGCGCGTCCACTGTGCCCTTCACCAGGCCGCCGGTGTGCTTCACCATGGCGATGTGGACGAGCACGAAGCCAGcctcggacgaggtcgggTCCAAACCCTTCTCAAAGGCGCGGATGAGCCGGACGTTGGAGTACTCCATACCCTTTGACGGGTCTTCGAGACGGTAGTTGTAGAGAGCGTAGGAGCCGGCGTACTCCATCCAGGGCTTGAAGCCGGTGCTTGACGCTGTTAGCGATTGCGGCAAGACAGGCTGTGATGGACGGGGTGAAAAGAGACAAAATTTGAAACGTGCACAGAGAGCAGGGTAATCATGAGAGTCACGTACAGGTCGGCGCAGCGCGCGATAGGCAGCGAGATGCTCCTGGGCAAGCGATCCCTCGCAAGGCCGTATCCCTCGCCCCTAACAAAGCGCTCATGGCAGGGCTCGAGCAGATAGGCGGACGCGAGGAACGAGTAGTCGCGGTACAAGGCGTTCATCAACTGGTTCCACGGTTAGAAccaaggaagagaagcaaTTGGGGACTAGTACATACCGGCAGGTTGTCCTTGTACTTGTCGATGGCGTGGGTGAGGTCGGGGAACTCGGCgtcgaccgtctcgcccAGCGTGGACGATGCCAGCAGGCCCGGCGTGccgtcgagcttcttgacggGCATGCGGGAAAGTATGTCCTCAAGCGGGGCAAACTCGGAGGGCAGAACGGCAACAGGGTCGGCACGAGGGAGGAAGCCGCGGGTGGTGGAAACCATGAAGGCGGGGAGGGAGTTGTCCTCGGGACGggggtcgtcgaggacggggaAAGGGGTGGAGTCGATCGATCCCATTGCGAAGGAAGATTTGGGGGAGATAGCGTGGGGTAGGTGGATGTATGAATGGATatggggaaagggagagagaaaagggagagagaaaagggagagggaaagggagagaggaagtgtgtctgtgtgtgtgtgcgcgttAGTTGAAGTTGTGGGTTACGGAGTGACGGcgttgttgttttgttgtGTTTGCAGGGCTTTCTGTATGCTTGTGATGGATGGCCGGGTTTGGGTTGGTTTGGGGGGCTTGGGAGTAGAGTCGTGTAAGTTGACTTACACGAGTCGAAGAAGTGCGTGTAAGTGATGATATGGGTGTGCGAAATGGCGGGGGAAAATCGCAAAAAATTGCCAAATAAATTGCTGCAAAGCCCAGAGAATGCTTTTTCGGTGCAGGTGCTGGATGGATGCGAGTGCAAGTTCGGATTGTTGACCTCCCGCCACTCGGCGCCGCGTATATACTTCGTGGCCGGAATCGATTCCGGCCTCAAGTGAGGGGGTGTCCTTCTCGCGCCGGCCGCAGAGCATGACACGAAGCCCCCGTCCGCCGTGCCCGTCCCATTTCTGTTTGTCATATCATCCCAATCTCTGGTCACGCGGGCTCCTCCGGATAACCCCCAAGACCAACCAAGGGGTTTGCTCCCCCTTCTTTGCTGGTCGAGCCCTTGCATCCACCGCTCGTCGGCCGCGATAAGCAACATTCCTCTGCATCCCACAGGCTCCCACATCCCAGACACGCCCCATCGCAGACCCCGTTGGGCCGGTTGGCAAACTTTTCCTTCTTGCAGAATGCAGTAAACGTTAATAGAGTGGTTCCCTCTCCGGGTGATGTCGCGCCGTTTTGTTGTTCGAGATGCCGAGTTTTGTGGTTCTGAGAGGCCGGTGCAGGCAACTTGCAGTTGGAGGGTGGTTGAGTAATGGATTCCCCATGTCCCGCTTTTTTGCCGATTAAGGCCGGTGTGGCCGGAACCGTTCCGGCCTCTTGGCACACGGACCCGGACTGGACTGGCTGAGACGCTAACAGGTTTCACACATAAATGAAGCAGCCGACTGTTAAGCTGATAAGAAATAGTGCGGTGTGGTATTAATGAGTGCTCTGTGATAGGCCAGTCTGAGAGCTCATCTGTTGAAGATGCGACACATGACCGGGGAattcctcgccgtctcgggTCTTGTTTAGAGAGATAACAGCCCCCCCTAGATACCGAGTCTTCTTCGTTTGCTTCCCTTGTAGAAATGAATGTCGTTAAAAGTCGTAAAAATCATCTCATGAATTCTTTCCATCGTTACATGTCGTTGTCCGTCGTTATCCATTCTTGTTCACTACCAGCCTCCACAATGCTCGATGCCCTGCGAGCCGTGAGCAATAGTGCCTGATGCACGGCAGCCAGGAAGCCCACCTTGGGACAGAAGCCTGCCTTCAaacatcttcttcttctattTCACGATCGACGAGGGATTCGGAATCGTTGGGGGGCCCTCCAGGGTCGCGGCGTGTCACGCCCAAGGAAGCCCAGGTGTCGCGCGTGGTGAATCCGACATCTGAACCGTCGTCCTCCACCGTTATTCCATCAAATTCGGTCCAAGGCTCCCAATCGTCATCATGGTCAGAATCCTGTGTCGCATCGGGATCCGAGTCCTCGGTATCAtgctcgtcgacctcgaccacTGACCGGACGACTCTAGGAACCGCTGATGGACCGTCCTCATACACATACTCCGTGAACGTTTGAGTGACGGTCGTCTTGCATTGCGAAGTAGTCAAAACGGATGTCGCGTATGTCGTAGTAAGAGGCTCACCATTTCCCGGGTCGCTGCTTGTCAGAAAGGAactgggggtggggggaCTTACCCCGGGGCTGGCTGGGTCATTTCCAGTGGCAGTCGGCTGTCCGTTCGAcagcgccggcgacgaaCCGATCGGGCCCGAGCTACTGACCGTGTTGGACGGGGGCGGGACGGTAGTTCCGCTCGCCGTACTGCCTCCAGATGCAATGATGGCCGCAAGCTGCCGCTCGATGGACTGGATGAGCCTCAAAAGGTCCTGAAGGTCTTGTGGTAAGATTTGAATGCTGCCCGCTTGCCTCTTTGCGATATTTGCAATATTAACATTGTCGGGTTTGCGATGGCCACCGCCCCATTTGACTAGGAAACTCTCCAGTTCAACATCGAGGTTCTCGGCAGCTAGACTCAGGGCGTGGATGTCGCTTGCTGGAAGCTGAACTGAGTCAGCACCGCTAGTCCGTCCACGAAGGATTGCACCGATCGCGCCCTGGAAGGCGACGTGTAAGGCGACACAGGCGTAGATAATCTTGGTGATGAAATGCATGTTGGGAATGTTTAGGTGAGTAAGAGATGGTTCACCCATCAGGCGTGGCAGGCTCGAGACTTCTCGAGCTCATAATATAGTTGTGTGGCGTTGGGACAGACAAAACAATAGCAACGCATTCCAGAGACCGTTTGGTCGCCGCTGATGCGGGTGCATTCCTCCTGCGGCGCCATCTCTCGGTCAATGGCGGGTCGTGACTGGGCCGTGATTAAGAGGAGCAACACTTGCGTCGTTCCAAGAATCGATACCCAATACATGCGCAGACGGATCTCTTCCGTGGCCTTTGCGCAAGACACTTTGCATTTTTGTCGTGACTTCAGCGACTGCCGTGATGGAGGGCCGGGATGGCAAAGCATAAAGCGTGACGCGCAAGAGTCATGGTGATGATGCCGTTCACGGAAGGAATTACTGGGTTTGTGGAGCGTTGCAGGGCGTAAGGGTGATTTCGGGGATGCACAACGAAGTTTGGCTTTGGGATGACGACAACACGAGTTCCTGCTGGCACTGGTCGTTGATGGGTGATCGGCCAGGCGATAGCGATTATGACGAAGAGGTAAGAACATCCCTGGGATGTACTGTCGCTTTTGGGTTACGGCTCGTACGGATCGAGCCTCGGTGTTTGACGGTATGCTTCCATGACAAACGTCGACAGTGGTCGCACGGTTGTGTTGAAACAGCCTGCTGTGCGGATAGATGGTCATCGTTGGTCTTCCCCCTCTCTAATGTCGGAGATGACACTTCCTCTCCGATCGGGGTGGACGGGCAGAAGCCGCCCGCTCTCTCCTTCCCCATTGATTGACTGAGATTTAGTAAGAGGGTGGACGCTCTTTGTTCTTTGTTATCTTGGCTTTGTGGAGGCCTAACGACAGATGGATTGGTACGGGATGTTGTCAGAACAACAGCAtgcccatcttcttcgttTGCTCCGTGGGATGCATCAAACTGAAAAGCAAGCCCGGTGGATTGAGCGGCGCTGAGCTCTGGCCTCATCTTCAGTCGGGGTTGCGCCACTTGgcttcttgttttttttttctttttctatGTGTCGGGGTTGGCATGTCTGATCCTCAGAAGTACGATTGGCTCTCGTCGAGTGGGATTGGAGTTTGGGCTCAAAGCAATTTTTTGGTTTGTATCCATCTGACCCTGACAGGGAGGTGTGGCCAGTCACCACTGCAGATGCGGGAGGTTTTCGTGTCACCCTTTCCACATCATCTTTATCCGTAGTTAGGGCTTCTAACTCCGAGTAGAGAACGCGTCAGATGCTTCTGCCGCCCCGCGCCGATGATGCAAATGGCCCAGTCTGCCTTTGGTTTTTGGTCATTTGCAGAGCTCGCAAAGGTGCGATAGCAAGTCGAGACTTGTAGATGTAGAGTCCCCCTGAAGTGGATCGTAATCATCTCGAGAAACTGCCCCTTTCGCACAGTGAAATGAGAAAGGTAGATTACGAATGTTCCTCGGTCAACTTAGCGCCCCCATCAGAGCCGACAGAACTCCTCCAGTTCAGCTTGCTGCATATCAGGTTCGGTCGGATACCGCGCCTTGTTCGCGACCTGGTCTGGCCGCCATTCCGCTGGATTCTTGGTCTTGGATGGTATTCTTTCAACGATATTGTTGTTGTCGCATCAGAGTTAATGAGCTGGGGCGATGTACCGGCTTTTATATCTGCATATGATCCTTTGGCTGTAGCGGTCTCAGCATGCCCGTTGCAATTCAGAGTTCTAGGTCGCCTTGAACAAAGTGCCGGAGTGCGCCAGCCAAGCGTGGGCATGAGCTTTCGGGTTTGGAGGTGTTTGTGCGAGCTCGAGACTTATCTGCTGTGCCCTTGATCCTCGTTGATTGTCCGAACCTGTTGGTCCCGCTGAGACTTCCAAGTTCCTGCAAGGCGCATCCGCAGAAACGACCTTGGCAAGAACATGTCGCAGGCGCTTTACACAGAGCTGGGATTTGTGACAATTGGTTCGCGGTTAGCTAGGTAAGCTTGAGCTGTGTGCATCGCTCATAGAATATCCCCGGTGCGGAAGTCAAGGTAAATACTCGTAAACGTTTGTTCTTCTGGTGATCTGAGTCGTGATGGTGCGTGCCCAAGGTAGCATGGTCTTGCTGTGCATAGGCAGCCCTGAGGGAAATAATTCGCAATACCCCATACACAAAGTCTGAAAGGGCCATGGATCATCGTCCGGTGTCCCGAGAGTTGTTGTGGAGAGAGAGCAAAATGTAGCGTGCTATCGCCATTTTTCGAGTCAAGCCATGCTGGAATGGGTAAGTGGCAGCTGGGCCGTGTCGCGAAGAGTCCAAGTGTTTCGCCTTTGCCCTGACAGGTAGACAGGATGATTCAATGAGAGGAGACTACGGATACACAACCAGCGCCCCCTGGTTTGAGGCACGACAACACAAACAAAAGACAAAAGTGAGGCAAAGTATagactacctacctaggtagggaGAAGGCAGAAAAGGAGGGAGGAGCTTCGGAcgaggagaaaaagaaggcaggaaaggggggagCACATAATCAGGTGTGTGGCGGGTGTCATTACTGAGGTTGCTATCCCCAGTTTCTGCTGAGGTCAGAGGCCAGCCAACTTCCAAGATCCCGGATCCAGTGAGATGCATTCAATGGGAGTTGGAGTGATGTGtgagcctgagcctgagAAAGCGCGTGAGAGTGTGCGGTCGGCCGGCGGAGTGTGCCGCGGTACGTACCTGTCTCTCTGCTCAAGGTGCAGATAAAATGGGcggaggaaggaa
Encoded proteins:
- a CDS encoding Putative glutamate-5-semialdehyde dehydrogenase, aldehyde/histidinol dehydrogenase, producing the protein MSLTNASPVDAAKGAKSASHILATLPAEARNDALTAIHAALAEAKDDILAANARDLDLARKAAADGHLSQSLVSRLDLGKKGKFEDMLKGILDVRGLEDPVGKITLRTKLDDGLVLERVTCPIGVLLIIFEARPEVIANIASLAIKSGNSAILKGGKESTESFIAISKVISAALDRSKVPNSAIQLVTTRDVIPQLLALDQYIDLVVPRGSNELVRYIKESTKIPVLGHADGLCSIYLTDSADPAMAAGVIVDSKTSYPAACNSLETLLVQESALESVFPSAAKALIAKGVTLHCDAKSKATLQSKISGEAAARVVEAKDADYDTEFLSLDLAVKVVASLDDAIEHINAHGSKHTEAILTSSSDDAERFMAAVDAAGVYWNASTRMADGMRYGFGTEVGISTNKIHSRGPVGLEGLMIYKYKIRGQGQVSLSYGEAEGQKPFKHEKLPF
- a CDS encoding Putative major facilitator superfamily, MFS transporter superfamily, yielding MAAAAATPRDPEKDSFPADDARSRGDDQSRSSDSDDEEEITEIGRDGDTSRRPADADPAGGGPSAGDAPARTRSRASSTRSRALSVVARSKRRGLFAQLAAIPEVDNPYNYADKTKWTITLIIALAAAVSPMGSSIFYPALPEMSKEFGVSPTITNLSVAFYMLAMAIFPLWWSSFSETLGRRTIYLLSFALFVVFSILSAVSVNISMLIVMRLFGGGASASVQAVGAGTIADIWEPRERGRAMSIFYLGPLTGPLLAPIIGGALSQRFGWQSTMWALAIYGGLVLVMILFCLPETLARPKPPAPPRAASDGDKVALSRTRTTESVKVHSKKAAALLKKSFVDPLSVLLYLRFPPVAITVFFAAITFGALFVVNISVQATLSEAPYGFTELIVGLFYFPAGLGYFLASLLGGRWLDVIMAREARKAGRYDADGKLVMLPEDRMRENIWIAATVYPASLIYYGWVVEKGLFWFVPCIGLFTFGASSMLVFGAATTMLTEFMPKRSSGGVAVNNFVRNIFSCVGAVAAQPVISAIGNGWLFTILGIFTWISGYICVWTLRRNAPRWRESMDKAMNN
- a CDS encoding Putative indoleamine 2,3-dioxygenase, with the protein product MGSIDSTPFPVLDDPRPEDNSLPAFMVSTTRGFLPRADPVAVLPSEFAPLEDILSRMPVKKLDGTPGLLASSTLGETVDAEFPDLTHAIDKYKDNLPLMNALYRDYSFLASAYLLEPCHERFVRGEGYGLARDRLPRSISLPIARCADLTGFKPWMEYAGSYALYNYRLEDPSKGMEYSNVRLIRAFEKGLDPTSSEAGFVLVHIAMVKHTGGLVKGTVDALRSSGSPGSPFDRAGLNRGLSEVLAALRTINNTMETMWDKSRPQSYTSFRTFIFGITSQSMFPNGVVYEGVNNDEPMSFRGESGANDSIVPLMDNLLQVPMPDTPLTEILKDFRSYRPSNHRQFLLHVKDRSLEVGLKDAALAAKLSAEGLAEDEREAIRESRRLWLLILHQVRDFRWRHWCFAREYILKRTSHPTATGGSPIVTWLPNQLEAILVEMEDLYEAVGGGARGDWDLGEELRDVMDLVARQKQTLRKEVAKYCAERGVDSPMSS